The nucleotide window CCGAAGCGCTTCGTGGACGACGGCGATCGAGACGCCCGCGCCGGCCGGGGTTCCGGGTCCGGGCGAGAGGAGCACCGCGTCGTAGGCGTCCAGCGCGGCGGGCAGTCCGGCCTCGCCGACGGCGTCGTTGCGGATGACGTCGGTTTCGGCGCCGAGCTCCTGCAGGTAGCTGTTCAGCGTGTAGACGAAGCTGTCGTAGTTGTCGATGACGAGCACGCGGGTCATTGGTTCACCGTGACTTCGATGGGGTTCACGATGCCGTCCACCCACGGGAACACCCAGGTGAAGAGCGCCCAGACGACGGCAGCGATGAGAGCGAGCAGGATGATGAGCCGGACCCACCAGGGGCCGGGGAGGACGCGCCAGAGTGCACCGTACACGCTCACTCCTTCCACGCGGCGACGTCGGCCGCGATCGCCTCGGGCGGGCCGGCGGCCGCGGGTCGCCACGACTCCAGAACACCATAGGCGATGATGCGTTCTTCGGTGGAGAAGATGGGGTTGCACGTGGTGAGCGCGATGATGCGATCCGTCGGGGCGACGTCGGGCTGGTGCGGCACGGGCGCGAGCACCTGGAGGGTCGTCGGCGTGACGTACTCGAAGTCGCGGAACGCGTAGGTGTACCAGCCGTCCGGGGTCTGGATGTAGATCTTGTCCCCCATGCGGAGCTGTTCGATCTCGTGCATGCCGCCGCCGTAGGCGCTGCGGTGCGAGGCGATCGCGAAGTTGCCGACGCCGCCCGGGCGGGCCGTTTCGGGGTAGTGGCCGACGCCGAGCTCGGAACTGTTCAGCACGTCCAGGCCGATGCCCTCGGCGACGTTGCGCTGGGAATCCTCGCCGAAGCGGGGCACGTACATGATCGCGAAGGTCTCGGCGTTGGCGAGCTTCGCGTCGCTGACGACCGGGTCGCCGTAGTCCTCGGGCGCCGGCGGCGGCACGGA belongs to Agromyces archimandritae and includes:
- a CDS encoding class E sortase yields the protein MSDRSDRATRRAARAAAADAGDLGGRNGSARPRHRVSVIGVIGELLLTAGVLILLFLAWQLWWNDAIMAGQQSGSASSLSQQWDQAARDPSVPPPAPEDYGDPVVSDAKLANAETFAIMYVPRFGEDSQRNVAEGIGLDVLNSSELGVGHYPETARPGGVGNFAIASHRSAYGGGMHEIEQLRMGDKIYIQTPDGWYTYAFRDFEYVTPTTLQVLAPVPHQPDVAPTDRIIALTTCNPIFSTEERIIAYGVLESWRPAAAGPPEAIAADVAAWKE